aattttatttcagaataGTGAAAGAGACTAATCAAAACACCTCTacgatatttattttcaattgaatCAACACTGGTAAGGCAAATAACCGAAAGGAACACATAAAAACTTCATCAATAATACACCAATAATGAAAGTAGAACCAAGCCAAGCTAAACTTAGTAGCCTACGTGACCATAGGTTATAGCCAAGCAAAACCATCTTCTATTGCACTAAACATCTTAAAATCATGCTAATATTCTTGTTTGGAATGCTTAACTCCACAAAAACTGCTATTTGGAACAAGAATAAGAGTTATACGACATACATAAGTTGATTGCGCGGCAAACGCTTTCATAGTGACTACATACCTGACAAATAGAATACTATAGTACTGTCTCGCTAACACTCTCATTAACTTCTGTTTAACACGCAAAACGAGTCCATTGtacgataaaattaattataaattgtgAAACCAATCAAACGAACACTGGACGAACACCATTTTCCATAGAGCAACAGAGTATTGAGTATTGACATAAATAATCACATACAATACAGACAGGACAGGGGGGTGCATAATGTAGCcacaaagaaaaattaaaagtaaaatatttgaatttgaattgataTATGACACAATTTTCAGTATTATATGTgcaaatatacataatatatttgaaataaattattttaatttttcaaaaggtaTGTAGCTTTCACTAAATTTCTTGTTAAATTTTCAGTTTCTTCAGTTTTGCCTATTCAATCAAAGTATTCTGAACGGTTCTCAAGTTTGACACAATGAACATTGAACacgtcaaaattatttttctgcCCCAGCGATGAGATACGAAACgatgttttgaaaatgtattCGCTAACTGTTGAGCGGTATTGGTGGGCTTAGGAAATTCTCTTCagatattttatgaaatttacTGTGTATGAGCTCCTAGAAGTGAAACAAGATGAAGGCTTTACTCGCAACTGTGTCCAGTCTCGTGCTCACGACCGTGGTCATCGGCAATGCCTATTACCAGAAGAAACAGTTTTATCCATCGATAGTGTACCTAACTAATTCCAATCCTAGCATGGCTGTAAGTATACGAATACTGACGAAACAAAAATCCAATGCACTTTGGCTTTGCCTAATCTAAAattgattaaaatttaattaataagcaacaacaattttaataataaaaataaaatgttgcatTCAAATGTATGACCTCTCTCTCAATAGCCTTCAATATGGAACAAATGCAGCGCGGAACGCCCTTGTGGCCAGCACATAATTTGTAGATCAATGTTTGACTGGTATTTTCAGGTCATGTATCTGCAGGCATTTATATTAGTGCTATTGGTGGGTAAATTGTTAAGGAAAATATTCTTTGGGCAACTTCGGCCTGCTGAGTTTGAGGTGAGTCAAATGTATGatacatacattacaatacagatacaaacaaaaaattggTATCTGTTGGAGAATACCCtctttttttatagttaaattGATTTAACTGTGGTGTCATTTGGTACTGGAATTTGAAATTGActgttaatttatattttaattgaaatattgaCTTTATATAAAATATGGTTGTccatatataatttattgtttatgcaTCATCAATATAAGTATTGGTGTTTTTGGTTCTGACTATTCCATGGTATCAACCTAGTTTTCAACAATTGCACAGCAATGGATGAACATGAATTTGTACAGGTGATAgatttaacatttattatagCTCATGAGctgaaatattaattaattgttaagTATTTTGGAACCTTTAAATGTTacactaatgtttttttttcagcatttgaTTGAACGATCTTGGTATGCAATAACGGAAACATGTCTGGCATTCACGGTTTTCAGAGATGATTTCAATCCTAAGTTCATTGCATTGTTTACACTGCTGCTCTTCTTGAAAGCATTCCATTGGCTTGCCGAGGACAGGGTTGATTATGTGAGTTTAATTGTTTAAGCATCAGTAGATTGGTGGCCAAACCTAAATCACTCTGCCACTTCCCATAGATTCACTTATGGCAACCGGCCAAGTGCAGGTCGAACTCTAGCACAAAGGGTtctgtaccattatctatacataATCAAGTtggttgtatgggagccccccttaaatatttatcttattctatttttagtatttgttgttatagcggccacagcaatacataatctgtgaaaatttcaagtgtccaACTATTACAACTCAAGAGTTAGAGCCTtgtgacagacggactgacagacagttAACCTGGGGTTATTTAGTTGACACTGGTTGGCGCAAGCCTGCCTTAGAAGTATTAAAAACTGCTTTTATATTAAATGAATTGCAAtgcaatgtttttgtttttatgattggttttttggagcctttttgtattttttatttcaactccaaatttgttacttttacgggtatcccgtgaaaccatatcgaaaatccAAACGGagacacagaaaaaccaaaaaaagagatcagctcgaacccaggtcctcagcaatccgtgctgcgtgctatagcccctacaccactgctggacaggattctagacacgaatttttcctatgcatacatatctcaggttgcttatttctactacgctacttatgcaggagcactagcgacatctatgttcacactctttcggaaccaaccgctcacccaaaCAAAAGATGTTGCtgctaagcaatcaaattattagtgctgctgcataagtagcgtagtagaaataagcaacctgagatatgtatgcataggaaaaattcgtgtctagattcctatccagcggtggtgtaggggttatagcacgcagcacggattgctgaggacctgggttcgattcccagcgctggtctctttttctggtttttctgtgcatccatgtctcagtttgtattttcaatatggtttttgtttttgtttttctttgtaaGTCTGCTTTGTGAGATAATGTGCATtggtatgtaatttattttaaaactgtgCAACATCATCATAGCCTCCTGATGCCCagtgtcctttataaaggacttactgtaatttgaatatcaaactctatcataaattacataaagtttgatgtccctaaatcaaaaatttgactcaGGCGTCAAAGAGGTTAAAATAAAGCATTTAACTCTAGGCTtcacatatttaaattatatgctAAGTAGTTGATGCTACACTGTCTGTTTTCCTTTCAACTGTAATAATGTATTGTAAATCAGAAAAATTAGTCTAAATTTCAATGTTACCTGAGTTGAGGAAAAATCTTCTAAACTTGCTGCATAAAAAGCTAGACTGATTAGTATTTATAAGTTGTTTTTCATGAAAGTAAATCTATTTTTTGTAGATGGAGAGGAGTCCTGTCATTGGTTGGCTGTTCCATGTGAGGATTCTCGGTCTCCTGATGCTACTGGCTCATGCAGACTTCTACTTTATTCACCATGCATATCAGTTCACAGCTTCAAAAGGGCCATCAGTGCAACTTGTATTTGGTTTTGAATACAGCATACTGATCATTATGATTGCCAATATTCTCATCAAGGTAGGTGATGCTTATACTTTAAATTTGTTAGAGTTGATAAATAgttaaatatcacgggacaacaTGCTTATTTCTAAACTTACATCCTGTTTAAACTGCTCTGTAAGTTAAGGAAATGGCATATGTTGGACAAATACATTATGCAAAGCTTGAGCAAGACAATTTGAAATCTAAATAATCTAAATATGCTTAAATTGTAGTAGAATCAGGCGTCACCTCTAATAACTAGATTCCAATCGGGTTGTGTAAATTGTCACCAGCCCAATCTATTATTGACCTTTTTTCACTTGCTTCTTTGGAATAATGTCTCTTTTGCTCCCAGTTGTTTACCGAAAATTTTCACATTATGCCACTTCTTGTGTTTATCCAGAATGGCATACTTAGGGctcagttgaaaaaaaaattgtttcataaTGCAGTAGATATTAATGAAGACGGGTAGTGGGCACTCATAATgcagtagaaaaatatttcgagatctttatttttataaattttcatgTATACTTTAGGCACTACAAAGATTTTGACTTAAACACTTggataattaattgatttactTGGCTTTACatattactattactattattacagTTGGTTAACTAATGCATCatgaaactaaaactaaactaagaCTAATATAAATCATAGTAATAGTAGTAAAAAGGTTACTCTCAGGAGTCATGCCAAGACAGCATTTATTTGGGAGAGTGCGGAGCAGAGGAGAGTTttgataatattaatttttgttCCAGTACGTTCTCCACGCCATTGACTCCCGCTGGGAAGCCCCATGGGAGAGCAAAGCGGCAGTACTGCTTTACACAGAACTGGCGATTAACTTCCTTAAGGTCCTTCTCTACATTGGCTTCGTAGCGATCATGGTTCGCATTTACACTCTACCGCTGTTTGCATTCCGACCGATGTATGAGACAATGAGGTGAGATATCGAGATATGATATTATAGCGCATGCACTGGCTACGAACTGAGCTTATTATACCTTTGAGTTTCTTGGAACTTATGTGCTAAATTGCACTTGGAATTTGTCATGAACTTTTTAGTGAAGGGAAGcgacccaccatacaacaaaatatgtcatcgaaatttaaaacctaatgtctcatagataaagttgaatttatttttttgtaaatttgaatgatacagataAAATTACgctttattcctttttcaaaagataaaaGTTccattgctaacaatatgtactagtatcattttgaaccccaggaggttaTGCTTGAATTTACAGCCCAGGTCCTCTTAGTCTAGTCCGAGAAGAGGTCAGAGTTTATGCTAGGACAGGCACATAGATACGTCTTTTTGCGTCAGAggtccccctggtgttgcaggtaggcggtggtgatctcttaccatcaagagacccacttgctcgtttgccatccagttgaataaaaaaaaggtgttaaataaatttagaaatGAAAGGGGATCCCGATActagaaatgtgtttttttcgGTATGAGTGGTATGAGTCTGACTCGCAGTTGGTTTTTTAGGCGCATTGAGCCAAAGATTTAGAAGTTTATACACGTCCTTACCATAGGTACTTTGACTGCGCCGAAATGTGTCAATTCCGAaatgagtcatcatcatcatcatcatcccagcctatatacgtcccactgcagggcacaggcctcccctcagaatgagagggcttgggcagtagttcccacgtgggaccagtgcggattgggaacttcgtttgtgcaggtttcctcacgatgttttccttcaccgttaagctcgtggtaaatttcaaatgtaattccgcacatgaatttcgaaaaactcagaggtgcgagccggggtttgaacccacgaccctctgcttgagaggccatatgacaaaccactcggccaccacggcttgtcaCGGTGAGCTCACTCATTTGGAATCATGACAGATAAAGTAGTGTTGGCAATTACCGTAAGACAGGAAGAGATGATACTACTTTCTCAGTACCGCGTCGTAGCGTCTAATGTTACTAGGTATATTCTTTCGCTACGAAGGCATATCTAAACTTCTAAATCTTTGTATTGAACACGAACCTACGTTCCAGGAGTTTCAAGAAAGCTTACAACGATGTGGTGCTCTCGCGCCGCGCCATCCGCAATATGAACACGCTGTATCCTGACGCGACTGCCGAGGAACTCGCCGCCGCTGACAACGAGTGTATCATCTGTCGGGAGGAAATGCATACTGGTAAGGAGTCATACTGTAACATACTAAAATGACAGGATATTTGACGCTAGCAATCAATCCAATTCTTGAAAAATACTGTCGATGATTCTGCCCATCTGAAGGTTGAAAAAGACAATATCGGTTAGCCGTTGATCAGTAGTTTCTGTGTGCGATACTTGGATGAGTCTCtaaaattttgttaaactacctacaaatataatttgttaatttttgtaaatacataacataacatagtTGTATTTTGGCGAGGAAGACTGGCGTGCATACAGTTTACAGACGAAGGCGGATGATTGTCGACATGATGTTATTGGGGATCGATCTAGTTATATAGAACCACGGTTTTGTGGGCAGATCTGACCTGGCTGATATTTCCCAACACGTCGAGCAAAATGCCAGCAGAGTTCCATGTACACGTCCTTTTTGTGCGCATCTCCCATAGATATGCACGGCAAGCATGTGAACGTCATTTACATTAGCCAACTCTATTGattacctaattatttatttatctatttgttatttattatgtaatgcgactaaaaatactatttacttttatgaaaaatgtaattGACTTTCAGTATTTTGTTAATGGTGCCAACTACCCTgtcctataaaataaaaaccggccaagagcgtgtaggacacgcccaaaatagggttccgtagccattacgaaaaaattaaataatatttttctaaggatttcgtattttatacggaatcttccaagtttaggtatattttataccttaggctgctatttactcataaactactaataattctcaagaaaacttagccgttatagttttccttgaaagtttgatatacttactaccatcctgaatttttccaaatttttccacccatcggtttagatttaagaggggagggaatgctcgatttttatgaaaatttgcactttaaagttgaatatttcgcaaacaaatgactgaatcgaaaaattgtcttagcaaacccctaatgaataaaagacctatccaacgataccccacactataggattgaatgagaaattaaaaatcacccccactttacgtctatgggaggtaccctaaaaaaatattttagaattttttattgtaccattctgtcggcatagtttacatatatattcgtgcaaaattacagctgtctagcattgatagtccgtgagccaagccgcggacggacggacggacgacagacagacagacagacagactttggctccggaaccctaaagagCATTTTCCAAATTTGCCTTACTGTATTTTTATATTCCACATTAAAAAATGaacagttttgcaggtggtaggaccttgtgcaaaggtgcttgcactgttgtggttcggcgtggagagtaagacagccggtgaaattaacatagttatttttgatttttttattgtaccattttgtcggcatagtttacatatatattcgtgcaaaattacagctttctagcattgatagtccgtaCAGACGGTAGTATCAATAGTAGTATAGTAgagtagacagacagacatggcgaaactattattttatttgaaaatcgaaTCCATGAGTGGGAGAAGGCCGAACGTTGTAATGACATAGTTTATTTCCCACTTATTATGCTAGTTTTAGCTATCACTTTTGtatgtacaatataaaatacatacacTACATGTATTCACCGCCACTCCGCTCCCGTGGAATCTTGGCCGGACCTTTAGTGACTCCTGTATCATTATTTAGCATTTATTTctgtaaggctgcgtttccactagagatgtgcgaggatgcggaCGATGCGCACAACaaagctctggtggaaacagctgagcggagcgaggataggtaatgAAGCGTTCAtgaaacatacatacatacatacgctcgaaaaacataaacctccttcgggcagtcgggtaacaacattcctcgcaacacatactcgtaggtacatcTCTGTTGAAATGCAgcctaaaattaaaaagttttccaTCCGCGACATGTTAGTTCtgaataataacaaatattgttttctGGGAATAACCTATTGTGTTTCGTAGATACACAAGGTGATGACCTCGTGTACGCAACTATTGGTTTGGAGCAGTAACATTACATAGCTCGTTAAGACTTAGTTGACGCGTGCATTCGAATACACATTACATTGctgggtaggtaggtaaaatAGACTCTATCTTCGCTGATTTAGTAGGTAGCGTCAAAAATCATTTATCCACCGGTAGGATGACTTCTCAGTAACATTGAAAAGGATTAAGTTCAatacctaacatttttttttaaagaagcgcaaatattttttgcataacttttttttttcgtgcatCGATTAATTTAAACGCACCCACAGCGAGTCGCTCGTAGACATTGTAAATGTCTTATAACTGAGTAACCGCACGAAGTTGTTGTTAAATGCTTGCGTCACCAAGTTAACAGGCGTAGCCGTGACATCGAGTCATCGTGCGTGAGTGTTAGTTATTCAACGAATTTTATAATCAAGCGAACACCCCTAACACGATAATATTGGAGATATAGTGACTGCCAAAAGAAAATAGTGCATTGTTTCGGAATTTTATTGGATTTGTGGCGGTAATGGTGGTGAGTAGACTAGTCAAACCTACAATACGAAAACTCGGATATTCAATATCAGtatccttagtgtaagttttcggttacaaaatacgtctcgatcgcattcgcgttaaa
This region of Choristoneura fumiferana chromosome 11, NRCan_CFum_1, whole genome shotgun sequence genomic DNA includes:
- the sip3 gene encoding septin interacting protein 3 isoform X1, which gives rise to MKALLATVSSLVLTTVVIGNAYYQKKQFYPSIVYLTNSNPSMAVMYLQAFILVLLVGKLLRKIFFGQLRPAEFEHLIERSWYAITETCLAFTVFRDDFNPKFIALFTLLLFLKAFHWLAEDRVDYMERSPVIGWLFHVRILGLLMLLAHADFYFIHHAYQFTASKGPSVQLVFGFEYSILIIMIANILIKYVLHAIDSRWEAPWESKAAVLLYTELAINFLKVLLYIGFVAIMVRIYTLPLFAFRPMYETMRSFKKAYNDVVLSRRAIRNMNTLYPDATAEELAAADNECIICREEMHTGAKKLPCNHIFHAACLRLWFQRQQTCPTCRLNVLRAPAPEPAAPAPPPAAPAPPPPPFPNMPPPPTMMGWGPPPPPPPRPAALANLTTAELQRLEGTERRNVEARLLLLREIQAMLDASVLLMQQYSAVVANMPQNSANAATQTDVVTNTETAAPAPVKKEPDVVPTTSGAGLRPPSPAPSSSKAHPEGPQSDAATALDSNRDKTDSDAEELRRRRLQKFTLDK
- the sip3 gene encoding septin interacting protein 3 isoform X2, coding for MDEHEFVQHLIERSWYAITETCLAFTVFRDDFNPKFIALFTLLLFLKAFHWLAEDRVDYMERSPVIGWLFHVRILGLLMLLAHADFYFIHHAYQFTASKGPSVQLVFGFEYSILIIMIANILIKYVLHAIDSRWEAPWESKAAVLLYTELAINFLKVLLYIGFVAIMVRIYTLPLFAFRPMYETMRSFKKAYNDVVLSRRAIRNMNTLYPDATAEELAAADNECIICREEMHTGAKKLPCNHIFHAACLRLWFQRQQTCPTCRLNVLRAPAPEPAAPAPPPAAPAPPPPPFPNMPPPPTMMGWGPPPPPPPRPAALANLTTAELQRLEGTERRNVEARLLLLREIQAMLDASVLLMQQYSAVVANMPQNSANAATQTDVVTNTETAAPAPVKKEPDVVPTTSGAGLRPPSPAPSSSKAHPEGPQSDAATALDSNRDKTDSDAEELRRRRLQKFTLDK